The following proteins come from a genomic window of Dreissena polymorpha isolate Duluth1 chromosome 1, UMN_Dpol_1.0, whole genome shotgun sequence:
- the LOC127872024 gene encoding uncharacterized transmembrane protein DDB_G0285607-like, with product MADLQSISNSFSSDFSNSSNFSNSINHCSSENNNSSSNQPSSSNNHPSNNNRSKNKSSNNNQILNQIVKTCLSTGHNNGPAAIRHHWHNRCQ from the exons ATGGCCGACTTACAGAGCATTAGCAACAGTTTCAGCAGCGACTTCTCCAACAGCAGCAACTTCTCCAACAGCATCAACCACTGCAGCAGCGAAAACAACAACTCCAGCAGCAATCAacccagcagcagcaacaaccaCCCCAGCAACAACAACCGCAGCAAAAACAAATCCAGCAACAACAACCAGATCCTCAACCAGATTGTCAAGACCTGCTTGTCAACAGGACATAATAATG gcCCAGCTGCTATTAGACATCACTGGCATAACAGATGCCAGTAA